Within the Dunckerocampus dactyliophorus isolate RoL2022-P2 chromosome 10, RoL_Ddac_1.1, whole genome shotgun sequence genome, the region GCATTTGTAATGCGTCTctaaacaataaacatcaacAAAATCAACCTAATTGATCGGGAGCAGTGAAAACAGCAAAGTTACTACGAGGAAAATGATGGAGTTCATGGCATTGGATGACCAGCCAGTTTCAGcctctgtgtgtttttggtaaTAGGCTCAAACAAAGTCTGCAGTGTAACCTGTTGTGCAAGTTTTGCTTgttattaaaatgtgaaaaataaaagacttaAGGAAAATTATATAATTTAGTAGTTTGGCCAGCAATGTTTTAAActtcatttatatttgagagacatacctcatgtgcagttaaaacaacaCGTTTAcattgttcaatgtttttcaacaaaataagattggaacaaaaaaaaaaaaacattggtgaaaATCGGAATGGCCTAAAAGATCGTCAAGAAAATTGCAATTGGTGCGCCCCAACTCAATAGTCATGAAATGTAAAGAAGATGACAGtaagcattttttttagcaACCTTTAAAGTGCAAGTCATACCAGGTGGAATTACACATTTTGCATTCTTGCAAGGTGAGTGTAGGTAGTCTCAAGGCAGTATTCATTATACCAACCTTATTGTTGAACAGCAATATTtgtattatcttaatatttatgCAAAACTTTACAATAGCCAAGGGGACCAAGCCAGCTTTTCCCCCCACGCTGACGCCCTTGACTGGTAATCACTTTTTTCTCACCAGTTTTTACATTCACTACTGTCAACAAAGTGGTGGACTTGTAGATCTCTAAGATCAAACACAACCTCGAACCCCggaggaaatagaaataaccatATATATACACGTGTAAATAAAGTTGAAGTGAAGTGTGGCTAACCACATACAGTTTGTGATATTTGCACCATCAGTGCCAGCTAACGTGTTTCGTCTCAACGTGGACACTCCGGAGGAAGCCAAGCAGGACCTCTCCTTTGGAGCCTCGGAGCGCTGGTGGGAGCAGACAGACCTCACCAAGCTGCTGCTGTCCTCCAACCAGCTGACCTGCTTGTCTGAGGACATCAGACTGCTGCCCGCGCTTTCCACTCTGGATGTACGTGAATACAGACTTAGCCAAGTCTCATTTCTGTTTAATAGGACTAAAATGTGCAACATTGCTCCCGCAGCTGCATGACAACCAGCTGCAGACGTTACCAAACGTTCTGGGAGAGCTGCAGGAGCTGCAGCAGCTGCGGCTCAGGTACAATTGAACATCAAGTCACTCTGGGATGGAGTGCTAATCAAAGCGTGTTCTTGTTGATGTGGCGTATGAGCAGTCACAACAAGCTGATGTCACTGCCACTGGAGGTCTTCTCTCTGAAGAAGCTCAGAAGCCTCACGCTCCAGCAGAACCAGCTGGAGGTCTTGCCGGAGGAGCTGGGGCAGCTGGAGGCGCTGACTGAGCTGGTAGCGACCCCACGTTTACTCCACAGCTTCACATTGTGTGACATGTAATTGGCTTGTCCTGTCCAGGCATAGACGTGACTCACATTGTGATTGGTTGCAGGACGTGTCCAATAACCAGCTGATGGAGCTCCCCTCCAGCCTGGGTCGCCTCAGCTGCCTGCAGAAGCTCCACCTGTGTCACAACAAGCTCACCTGTCTGCCCGACAGCCTGGCACAGCTCACCAGTAAGACCGCTACATGGCACTTCATTAGGACCTTGAGGAAACCAGATCAGCTCTCTTATTCTCTGACTCAATTGCACAGATGTGAAGCTTCTGGACTGCAGCAACAATCTGCTGAGCGACATTCCCGCCAGTCTATCCAAGATGCTGGCTCTGGAGCAGCTTTACCTCCGACACAACAAGCTCCGCTTCCTCCCACTGCTTCCCGCTCCCGCGCTCAAGGTAAGGTCAAATCCAGGGCACGATTCCTGTAtgtgtatgtctgtgtgtgtgtatgtgtgtgtgactgtgtgttttgtgtgcaacctgtgttaaaggGTTGTGGCTTAACTGTACCATTTGTAGCCTTAACTTATGAACTGTTGCCTAGAAATGATAACATTAGCATTAGCTCTTACTTGGTTTGCATTTGGACTAAAAGATCGGTTGCTCCTGCAGATTGgcctaataaaaacaaacatagtaTGTTTAAATGTGTGCCTGTGTAGGAGCTCTATGTCGGCAACAACCAGATCGacaggctggaggcggagcatCTGGCCAGCTTGTGCGTCATCTCTCTGCTGGAGCTGCGAGACAACAAGATCAAGGTGCTGCCTGAGCAGGTGGCCGCATTGAGCACGCTCACACGCCTCGACCTCACCAACAACGACATCAGCATGTAAGGTCACGGACCCCACTCTGCCGTCTCCCATCTTTATTGTCGTTTTATTCATCGGTGTTTGGTTCCAAGCATAAGAAGTAAATGGCTGTCTTTTTTTATGTGTCAGCCTTCCAGCATCACTCAGCCTGCTGCCCAACCTGAAGACTCTGCTCTTGGAGGGGAATCCTCTGCGTGGGATCAGGAGGGAGCTGCTGACTGTAGGTGACACGTCTTCATTGCGCACACAAATGTAGTCACGGGTGACCAAGCGTcagattttatttctattatgaattgTGTGTGTTATCATGAATAACCTGCAACCTATATTTTGattgcaatatacagtagtcattttatgacatggctGCATTGCTCACATGTGCATGGAAGCGTGCCGTGCCCTGGTTCACTTGTTCCAATTGTGCGAGAGGGTGGGAAGCTCAGGTGCGGATCAGTGTGCTCACACTAGTCAAATGTCCCATACTTTAGGTGTGAAGTGGGCTCAGGCACGGAACGTATGCCACACTGCACTCACTGGCCACATGGGGCGACaattttgttttggttgtgtTACAGTTATGTTATGGAAatgcattatatatttttttgacatggGGAGGCCAGTGAGAGGAAACCTGATAAAAAATGGAAACAGATGTTATCCATTTCTAATGAATGAAAGCCACGCTGTCCTGTTAAAGTGTCTTTGTCTGTGTTCACCACAGAAAGGAACCAATGAGCTTCTGAAATTTCTCAGAGGAAGAATTAAAGGTACACTCTTGCTGTTGATGGATGGAGGGGTGCTACAGTTGATACTTTTCTCGGTTCAAGCCTGCTTAATCAGCAGCTTCAATGACAGACGCTGCTAtgcaccatttttttaaatattgaagaaaTAAGATCATATTCTTTAGCTACCTGGTGGCTGTGT harbors:
- the lrrc40 gene encoding leucine-rich repeat-containing protein 40 is translated as MSRLRGREPIDSLRGFRAPTSEPTVPYGLLKTARKSGQLNLSGRGLTEVPANVFRLNVDTPEEAKQDLSFGASERWWEQTDLTKLLLSSNQLTCLSEDIRLLPALSTLDLHDNQLQTLPNVLGELQELQQLRLSHNKLMSLPLEVFSLKKLRSLTLQQNQLEVLPEELGQLEALTELDVSNNQLMELPSSLGRLSCLQKLHLCHNKLTCLPDSLAQLTNVKLLDCSNNLLSDIPASLSKMLALEQLYLRHNKLRFLPLLPAPALKELYVGNNQIDRLEAEHLASLCVISLLELRDNKIKVLPEQVAALSTLTRLDLTNNDISILPASLSLLPNLKTLLLEGNPLRGIRRELLTKGTNELLKFLRGRIKEEPDIAADRTTAMTLPSEATINVHNIKTLKSLVYSDKKVDGIPDELFEAAAGHGITSVNFSKNQLTSIPPRLAEMQTLTELNLSFNRLTCCDYVCMLQQLVHLDLSNNQLSGLPAELKNVTKLHSVILSYNKFKSFPEVLYDMVSLETVLLSNNQVGGVDPTRLVKLVRLSTLDLSNNDLLNVPPELGLCTGLRCLSLEGNPFRTPRAAIVAKGTDAVLEYLRSRIPT